A window of Novosphingobium terrae contains these coding sequences:
- a CDS encoding TonB-dependent siderophore receptor, translating into MTQRFTKPSIAARRPSQILRALLGASALATMGAATPVLAQPATPSDARAAGFAIPAQPLASAITAFGLQSGWQVTVDQSLLAGRSSPGVHGQLAPVEALSRLLAGTGLTWQLVDRSSVILQKAPSVADNTVTLGPVQVEGSGSAGESADSANALREVPTRPVRGYVAHNSQVATKTDTGSLLETPQTISVVTREQIDAQQAFTLRQTLRYAPGVYFGDNTDSRIESFAARGFLLDQYQDGLKLLTQGAFIETKVDPIFLERIEVLEGPSSALYGQSYPAGIVDMVSKHPTADPVHELQARIGNWGHYEVSGDLGGRLNASGTLQYRLTALFRDSGTQVTGKRERRIAVAPAITWQPDADTKLTVLTNYVDDPKGGFWSSLPYKGTLIADPGLPTGYIPTSTNTSQPSFDSYKRTRFSAGTEFEHRFNSHLKFNQNLRYTKLTSHYGELQADLFHADNHTIDRYTYLYDGHAQTFQIDNRLQADLNTGPVHHTLLAGVDYQYTNRLDVSRYGLGPSLDLLAPDYNQTVTLPNFNLNRRQVLDQTGVYLQDQMAWGGLHLTLAGREDWASTKTQNYLNSTATIQTAKAFTGRAGLSYVTQLGLAPYVAYASSFQPSAGTDRLGNVFKPTYGKQIEGGIKYQPRGFNALFTAAYFSLTQSNVLTTDPVNANFQVQTGEVRSDGVEVSAVASPVKALNLRASYTHLDPLVTHDNSGLQGKRPAGVPRDIASAWADFTFQNGGLRGFGLGGGGRYLGRQFANTTNTYSIPSTTIFDLNAHYDLGMLTPRLKGWSLAVAATNLTDKIYVSDCSNLYCRWGQRRSVVGTIDFKW; encoded by the coding sequence ATGACACAGCGTTTCACCAAGCCGTCCATCGCAGCCCGGCGCCCGTCGCAGATCCTGCGCGCCCTGCTGGGGGCCAGCGCTTTGGCGACCATGGGGGCGGCCACGCCGGTTCTGGCGCAGCCGGCGACACCGAGCGATGCGCGCGCCGCCGGCTTCGCCATTCCGGCGCAACCGCTGGCCAGTGCGATCACCGCCTTTGGTCTGCAATCGGGCTGGCAGGTGACGGTGGACCAGAGCCTGCTGGCCGGGCGCAGCAGCCCGGGTGTTCATGGCCAACTCGCGCCGGTCGAGGCGCTGAGCCGCTTGCTGGCGGGCACCGGCCTGACATGGCAGTTGGTCGATCGAAGCTCGGTGATCCTGCAAAAGGCGCCCAGCGTGGCGGACAACACGGTGACGCTGGGGCCCGTGCAGGTGGAAGGCTCCGGCAGTGCCGGAGAGAGCGCCGACAGCGCCAACGCCTTGCGCGAAGTGCCGACGCGCCCGGTGCGTGGCTATGTCGCGCATAACAGCCAGGTCGCGACCAAGACCGACACCGGCAGCCTGCTGGAAACGCCTCAGACCATTTCCGTCGTCACGCGCGAGCAGATCGATGCGCAGCAGGCCTTCACCCTGCGCCAGACGCTGCGCTACGCCCCCGGCGTCTATTTCGGCGACAACACCGATAGCCGCATCGAATCCTTTGCGGCGCGCGGCTTTCTGCTCGACCAGTATCAGGACGGGCTCAAGCTGCTGACTCAAGGCGCCTTTATCGAAACCAAGGTCGATCCGATCTTTCTGGAACGCATCGAGGTGCTGGAGGGGCCGTCCTCGGCGCTTTATGGGCAATCCTATCCGGCGGGCATCGTCGATATGGTCTCGAAGCACCCCACCGCCGATCCGGTGCATGAGCTGCAGGCGCGCATCGGCAATTGGGGGCATTATGAGGTGTCGGGCGATCTGGGCGGTCGTTTGAACGCCTCGGGCACGCTGCAATACCGCCTGACCGCGCTGTTTCGTGACAGCGGCACGCAGGTCACCGGCAAGCGTGAGCGTCGCATCGCCGTGGCGCCCGCCATCACCTGGCAGCCCGATGCCGATACGAAGCTGACGGTGCTGACCAATTATGTCGACGATCCCAAGGGCGGTTTCTGGAGTTCGCTGCCCTATAAGGGCACGCTGATCGCCGATCCCGGCCTGCCCACGGGTTACATCCCCACCAGCACCAACACCAGCCAGCCCAGCTTTGACAGCTACAAGCGCACCCGTTTTTCGGCAGGCACGGAGTTCGAGCATCGCTTCAACAGCCATCTGAAATTCAACCAGAACCTGCGCTACACCAAGCTGACCTCGCATTACGGCGAGCTGCAGGCCGATCTCTTCCATGCCGACAATCACACCATCGACCGCTACACCTATCTCTATGACGGCCACGCCCAGACCTTCCAGATCGACAACCGGCTTCAGGCCGATCTGAACACCGGGCCGGTGCATCATACACTGCTGGCGGGGGTGGATTACCAATATACCAACCGTCTGGATGTCTCGCGCTATGGGCTTGGGCCCAGCCTCGATCTGCTGGCGCCCGATTACAACCAGACTGTCACCCTGCCCAATTTCAACCTCAACCGGCGGCAGGTGCTGGACCAGACCGGCGTCTATCTGCAGGATCAGATGGCATGGGGCGGGTTGCATCTGACTCTGGCCGGGCGCGAGGACTGGGCCTCCACCAAGACGCAAAACTATCTCAACAGCACCGCCACGATCCAGACCGCCAAGGCCTTCACCGGCCGCGCCGGGCTGAGCTATGTGACGCAGCTGGGGCTGGCGCCCTATGTCGCCTATGCTTCCTCCTTCCAGCCGTCAGCCGGGACGGACCGGCTGGGGAATGTCTTCAAGCCGACCTATGGCAAGCAGATCGAGGGCGGCATCAAATACCAGCCGCGCGGCTTCAACGCTTTGTTCACGGCGGCCTATTTCAGCCTGACCCAGTCCAATGTGCTGACCACAGACCCCGTCAACGCCAATTTTCAAGTGCAGACCGGCGAGGTGCGCAGCGATGGCGTGGAAGTCTCGGCGGTGGCCAGCCCGGTGAAGGCGCTGAACCTGCGTGCCTCCTACACCCATCTCGATCCGCTGGTGACGCATGACAATTCCGGCCTGCAGGGCAAGCGCCCGGCAGGCGTGCCGCGTGACATTGCTTCGGCCTGGGCCGATTTCACCTTCCAGAACGGGGGGCTGCGCGGCTTCGGGCTGGGCGGCGGCGGGCGCTATCTGGGGCGGCAATTCGCCAACACCACCAACACCTATTCGATTCCCTCCACGACCATCTTCGACCTTAACGCCCATTACGATCTGGGCATGCTGACGCCCCGGCTGAAGGGCTGGTCGCTGGCGGTGGCGGCCACCAATCTGACGGACAAGATCTATGTCTCGGATTGCTCGAACCTCTATTGCCGCTGGGGGCAGCGCCGTTCGGTGGTGGGCACGATCGACTTCAAATGGTGA
- a CDS encoding SphA family protein: MTNTHPKAYFPSHFVKGGLSTLACCSAFIAAATAHATENGTQHYPIGLLTASQSIMPEPGNGTVQNYDVIYDADRMNDGNGNKLPPDFHLNVKVQATRFIYTWPIELNGLTISSGSAVNFYNTSLSVGAEHGERFQLADTNFAPIMLRWTNKKNLHVMVATNVWAPTGSYKANRLVNAGLNYWSGDLEAGFTWMPTKRWEIGADSWTGFAFNSNHATGYKSGNTFDVDFVVGYRPLVKKPQLQLALTGDFFRQFSDDKVNGLKVGTDGFRGKQMALGPSIRWDFRPGLAVLFKYQKEFDVRNRPEGEKFWLELAVPLGKSHHE, translated from the coding sequence ATGACCAACACCCATCCAAAGGCGTATTTTCCGTCTCACTTTGTGAAAGGCGGGCTCTCGACTTTGGCTTGCTGCTCGGCGTTCATCGCCGCCGCCACAGCACACGCCACGGAGAACGGTACGCAGCATTATCCTATCGGCTTGCTGACGGCCTCACAATCGATCATGCCGGAACCGGGCAATGGGACAGTCCAGAATTACGACGTCATCTATGATGCCGACCGCATGAATGATGGCAATGGCAACAAACTTCCTCCCGACTTCCACCTCAATGTAAAAGTACAGGCCACCCGCTTCATCTATACATGGCCAATCGAGCTGAACGGGCTGACGATCAGCAGCGGCAGCGCCGTCAACTTCTACAACACCAGCCTGAGCGTCGGCGCGGAACATGGCGAGCGCTTCCAGCTGGCCGACACCAATTTCGCGCCGATCATGCTGCGCTGGACCAACAAGAAGAACCTGCATGTGATGGTGGCCACCAATGTCTGGGCACCGACCGGTTCCTATAAGGCCAACCGTCTGGTCAATGCGGGCCTCAACTACTGGTCGGGCGATCTTGAGGCGGGCTTCACCTGGATGCCCACAAAGCGCTGGGAAATCGGCGCGGACAGCTGGACGGGCTTTGCCTTCAACAGCAATCACGCCACGGGCTACAAATCGGGCAACACCTTCGATGTCGATTTCGTGGTCGGCTATCGCCCGCTGGTCAAGAAACCGCAGCTCCAGCTGGCGCTGACGGGTGACTTCTTCCGCCAGTTCAGCGACGACAAAGTCAACGGACTGAAGGTCGGTACGGACGGTTTTCGCGGCAAGCAGATGGCCTTGGGGCCAAGCATTCGCTGGGATTTCCGGCCGGGTCTGGCCGTACTCTTCAAATATCAGAAGGAATTCGACGTCCGCAATCGACCGGAAGGCGAGAAGTTCTGGCTTGAGCTGGCCGTTCCACTCGGCAAGTCTCATCATGAATGA
- a CDS encoding benzaldehyde dehydrogenase has translation MTQSAFLTPAQIAGQYFTGEWVTGGKLADAVAPGSGAVLGQIAMVTPEILRASSAAARKAQQGWAAASPDARAEVFLKALEIGRTHSEEIIDWVVRESGSVRAKAGFELSVTLKSIQLAAAMPHQAQGLILPSEPGRTSLARRRPLGVVGVISPFNFPLYLAMRAVAPALAVGNAVVLKPDPRTAICGGLVIARLFELAGLPAGLLHVLPGDGAVGEALCTDPDVAMIQFTGSTGAGRMVGRTASEHLKKVSLELGGKNALVVLEDADLDLAVKNAAWGTWLHQGQICMTAGRVFVQRSIVEEFSRRLAEKARVLPVGDPATQDVAVGPIINARQFDHIARVVSQSQSDGAQLLAGGPGEGLFFNPTVLAGVTPHMAAYKEEIFGPVAVIVPFDTDEEAIAMANDTEYGLSAAVISRDVARALALGDRLHAGLLHINDQTVNDDVVNPFGGVGASGNGTSIGGPANWEEFTHWQWVTIKSAPPAYPF, from the coding sequence GTGACTCAATCCGCATTTCTGACGCCTGCGCAGATTGCCGGCCAGTATTTCACCGGGGAATGGGTCACAGGGGGCAAGCTCGCCGATGCCGTCGCGCCCGGCAGCGGGGCGGTGCTGGGGCAGATCGCCATGGTCACGCCCGAGATCCTGCGTGCCAGCAGCGCCGCCGCGCGCAAGGCGCAGCAGGGCTGGGCCGCCGCTTCCCCCGATGCCCGCGCCGAGGTCTTTCTCAAAGCCCTTGAGATCGGCCGCACCCACAGTGAGGAGATCATCGACTGGGTGGTGCGCGAGAGCGGTTCGGTGCGGGCCAAGGCCGGTTTCGAACTCTCCGTCACGCTGAAATCGATCCAGCTGGCCGCTGCCATGCCGCATCAGGCGCAAGGCCTGATCCTGCCCAGCGAGCCGGGCCGCACCAGCCTTGCCCGCCGCCGTCCGCTCGGCGTGGTGGGGGTGATTTCGCCCTTCAACTTCCCGCTCTATCTGGCGATGCGCGCCGTGGCGCCCGCGCTGGCGGTGGGCAATGCCGTGGTGCTCAAGCCCGATCCGCGCACCGCGATCTGCGGCGGTCTGGTGATCGCGCGGCTGTTCGAACTGGCCGGGCTTCCGGCGGGGTTGCTTCATGTGCTGCCCGGCGATGGCGCCGTGGGTGAGGCGCTCTGCACCGATCCCGATGTGGCGATGATCCAGTTCACCGGCTCGACCGGCGCGGGCCGCATGGTGGGCCGCACCGCCAGCGAGCATCTCAAGAAGGTCTCGCTGGAGCTGGGCGGCAAGAATGCGCTGGTGGTGCTGGAGGATGCCGATCTCGATCTGGCGGTGAAGAATGCGGCCTGGGGCACATGGTTGCATCAGGGGCAGATCTGCATGACGGCGGGGCGTGTTTTCGTGCAGCGCTCCATCGTCGAGGAGTTCTCACGCCGTCTGGCCGAGAAGGCGAGGGTCCTCCCTGTGGGCGATCCGGCGACGCAGGATGTTGCCGTCGGCCCGATCATCAATGCCCGCCAGTTCGATCATATCGCCCGCGTGGTGTCTCAGTCGCAGAGCGATGGAGCGCAGCTGCTGGCGGGCGGACCGGGCGAGGGGCTGTTCTTCAACCCCACCGTGCTGGCCGGTGTGACGCCGCATATGGCGGCCTACAAGGAGGAAATCTTCGGCCCCGTCGCGGTGATCGTGCCCTTCGATACCGATGAGGAGGCAATCGCCATGGCCAATGACACCGAATATGGTCTCTCGGCGGCGGTGATCTCGCGCGATGTGGCGCGGGCTCTGGCGCTGGGCGACCGGCTGCATGCCGGGCTGCTGCATATCAACGACCAGACGGTGAATGACGATGTGGTCAATCCCTTTGGCGGTGTCGGCGCTTCGGGCAATGGCACCAGCATCGGCGGCCCGGCCAATTGGGAGGAGTTCACCCATTGGCAATGGGTGACGATCAAGAGCGCCCCGCCCGCCTATCCGTTCTGA
- a CDS encoding NAD(P)-dependent alcohol dehydrogenase gives MTETSAITRPLTAAVVRDKGAPFQLEQGTIGQPAPREVLVRVVATGVCHTDIIIRDQYYPSPLPAVLGHEGSGVVEAIGSDVVGFAVGDHVVMSFMSCGTCRPCQNGHPAHCGDFFALNFGGGRGDGSTATCDSHGALVHDHFFGQSSFGTYAIAHERNLVKVARDAPLELLGPLGCGIQTGAGAVLKAMAVPAGSSFAAFGSGAVGLSAVMAARVAGATTIIAVDVTQSRLDLALELGATHVVNSREVDPVEAIREITGGGVDYTLESSGRPAVLRQAIDCLGIMGTCGIVGAPPLGTEASIDVNYVMVPGKRIMGIVEGDAVPQTFIPQLIALHAQGRFPFDRLVTFYDFADINQAVADSESGKTIKPILRIAAA, from the coding sequence ATGACAGAGACAAGCGCGATCACCCGCCCGCTCACCGCCGCCGTGGTGCGCGACAAGGGCGCTCCCTTCCAGCTTGAGCAAGGCACCATCGGCCAGCCCGCCCCGCGCGAGGTGCTGGTGCGGGTGGTGGCCACCGGCGTCTGCCACACCGACATCATCATCCGCGACCAATATTACCCCTCTCCGCTGCCCGCCGTGCTGGGGCATGAGGGATCGGGCGTGGTCGAGGCGATCGGATCGGATGTCGTCGGCTTTGCCGTGGGCGATCATGTGGTGATGAGCTTCATGTCCTGCGGCACCTGTCGCCCATGCCAGAACGGCCATCCGGCGCATTGCGGCGATTTCTTCGCGCTCAACTTCGGCGGCGGGCGTGGCGATGGCTCGACGGCGACCTGCGACAGCCATGGCGCGCTGGTGCATGACCATTTCTTCGGCCAGTCCTCCTTCGGCACCTATGCCATCGCGCATGAGCGCAATCTGGTGAAAGTGGCCAGGGATGCGCCGCTCGAACTGCTGGGGCCGCTGGGCTGCGGCATCCAGACCGGCGCGGGGGCGGTGCTGAAAGCCATGGCGGTGCCGGCGGGCAGCAGCTTTGCCGCTTTCGGTTCGGGCGCTGTGGGGCTTTCGGCGGTGATGGCCGCGCGCGTGGCTGGGGCCACCACCATCATCGCGGTGGATGTGACGCAGAGCCGCCTCGATCTGGCGCTGGAACTGGGGGCGACCCATGTGGTCAACAGCCGCGAAGTCGATCCGGTCGAAGCCATTCGCGAGATCACCGGTGGCGGCGTGGATTACACGCTGGAGAGCAGCGGTCGCCCGGCGGTGCTGCGTCAGGCCATCGACTGCCTCGGCATCATGGGCACCTGCGGCATCGTGGGGGCGCCTCCGCTGGGCACCGAGGCGTCCATCGACGTCAATTATGTCATGGTCCCGGGCAAGCGGATCATGGGCATTGTCGAGGGGGATGCCGTGCCTCAGACATTTATCCCGCAGTTGATTGCGCTGCATGCGCAGGGGCGCTTTCCCTTCGACCGCCTCGTTACCTTCTACGACTTTGCCGACATCAACCAGGCCGTGGCCGACAGCGAAAGCGGCAAGACCATCAAGCCGATTTTGCGCATCGCGGCGGCCTGA
- a CDS encoding NAD(P)/FAD-dependent oxidoreductase, with product MHDVIVIGGSFAGQSAALQLARARKDVLLIDAGSPRNRFADESHGFLGQDGKAPHAILSEASRQLLRYPTVNILKDHAQHARRLDDAFAVSLKDGTEHRARRLILATGVTDTLPDIPGMKERWGSTVLHCPYCHGYEVRDHALGIIANHPLAAHQAALIPDWGPATYFTQGLHEPEPEQADLLRRRGVVIERNPVVALLGDAPALRAVQLADGRTIAVAAVFTMPRTRPSSPIAEALGCVMEDGPTGPYVKVDARGLTSIPGVYAAGDAAHPMHNATLAAAAGVMAGIAAHQSLALS from the coding sequence ATGCATGATGTTATTGTGATCGGCGGCAGCTTCGCCGGGCAATCTGCGGCGCTGCAACTTGCCCGCGCCCGCAAGGACGTGCTGCTGATCGATGCCGGTTCGCCGCGCAACCGTTTTGCCGATGAATCTCACGGTTTTCTCGGACAGGATGGCAAGGCGCCGCATGCCATCCTGTCCGAAGCGAGCCGTCAATTGCTGCGCTATCCAACGGTGAACATCCTGAAGGATCATGCGCAACATGCCCGCCGCCTTGACGATGCTTTTGCCGTCAGCCTGAAGGACGGCACCGAGCACCGCGCCCGGCGTCTGATCCTCGCCACGGGCGTCACCGACACATTGCCTGACATTCCCGGCATGAAAGAGCGCTGGGGAAGCACCGTGCTTCATTGTCCCTATTGCCATGGATATGAGGTGCGCGATCACGCTCTGGGGATCATCGCCAATCATCCCCTGGCGGCGCATCAGGCTGCGCTGATCCCCGATTGGGGCCCGGCCACCTATTTCACCCAAGGCCTCCATGAGCCGGAGCCGGAGCAGGCCGACCTGCTGCGCAGGCGCGGTGTCGTGATCGAGCGCAACCCGGTTGTTGCCTTGCTCGGCGATGCTCCGGCCTTGCGGGCGGTGCAACTGGCCGATGGCCGCACCATCGCTGTTGCCGCGGTGTTCACAATGCCCAGAACCCGGCCATCGAGCCCGATCGCCGAAGCGCTTGGTTGCGTGATGGAGGATGGCCCCACCGGCCCTTACGTCAAGGTCGATGCGCGGGGGCTGACCTCGATCCCCGGTGTCTATGCCGCTGGTGATGCTGCCCATCCGATGCATAATGCGACACTGGCTGCGGCCGCGGGCGTTATGGCCGGCATAGCCGCCCATCAATCGCTGGCGCTTTCGTGA
- a CDS encoding alkaline phosphatase D family protein produces the protein MPDLFPLSRRSLALGLSLSPFILSSARAQTLGFADYPFTLGVCAGDPAIDGFVIWTRLAPRPLEPQYGMPMKPVAVEWEVAEDEGFRKPVAKGTEIARPELGHSVHAEVAGLKPGRPYWYRFHCAGQKSLTGRAATLPALGATVERVRFAAVGCQHYEAGWYTAFRHAAQEDLDFFFHYGDFIYEYSPGFELDNRHQPVEPVRRYLGAEPFSLDAYRLRYAQTALDTDLQAARAAHPWFCTYDDHEVQNNWAGDWDQNGTPPELFITRRRMALQAWYEHMPVRRASLGRDGMVDFHQRADYGDLLRLHLPNTRLYRSDQPCGDNYQLACAAQISPSAQMINPEQESWLNAGFAQSHQRWQGLAQQVMMCPLDRREANDTRTAPVYNMDSWAGYQRQRERLFAMFGRSRNVVVVTGDEHQNFANDLMLDNRVVASEFVSTSITSGGDGHDTRPGNERWMADNPFLKWTNDRRGYVVSEITAASWIGHYRTVDAVSQRDMPIRTAASWAVEAGKPGLVRA, from the coding sequence ATGCCTGACCTTTTCCCCCTGTCGCGCCGTAGCCTTGCCCTCGGCCTCTCGCTCAGCCCGTTCATTCTGTCCTCCGCCCGGGCACAGACGCTGGGCTTTGCCGACTACCCTTTCACGCTGGGCGTCTGCGCGGGCGATCCGGCCATCGACGGCTTCGTGATCTGGACGCGCCTCGCGCCGCGCCCGCTCGAACCGCAATATGGCATGCCGATGAAGCCGGTGGCGGTCGAGTGGGAGGTGGCCGAAGATGAGGGCTTCCGCAAACCCGTGGCCAAGGGCACCGAGATCGCCCGCCCCGAACTGGGCCACAGCGTCCATGCCGAAGTGGCGGGGCTGAAGCCGGGGCGCCCCTATTGGTATCGCTTCCATTGCGCCGGCCAGAAGAGCCTGACGGGCCGCGCCGCCACGCTGCCCGCCCTTGGCGCGACGGTGGAAAGGGTGCGCTTTGCCGCCGTGGGCTGCCAGCATTATGAGGCGGGTTGGTACACCGCCTTTCGCCATGCCGCGCAGGAAGATCTGGATTTCTTCTTCCATTACGGCGATTTCATTTACGAATATTCGCCCGGTTTCGAGCTGGACAATCGCCATCAGCCCGTCGAACCCGTGCGCCGCTATCTGGGCGCCGAGCCTTTCTCGCTCGACGCCTATCGCCTGCGCTATGCCCAGACTGCGCTCGACACCGATCTTCAGGCGGCCCGCGCCGCGCATCCCTGGTTCTGCACCTATGACGATCATGAGGTGCAGAACAATTGGGCGGGTGACTGGGATCAGAACGGCACCCCGCCCGAGCTGTTCATCACGCGCCGCCGCATGGCGCTTCAGGCCTGGTATGAGCATATGCCGGTGCGCCGCGCGTCCCTGGGGCGTGACGGGATGGTCGATTTCCACCAGCGCGCCGATTACGGCGATCTGCTGCGCCTCCATCTGCCCAACACCCGCCTGTACCGCAGCGATCAGCCTTGCGGGGACAATTACCAGCTGGCCTGTGCGGCGCAGATCTCGCCCAGCGCGCAGATGATCAATCCGGAGCAGGAAAGCTGGCTCAATGCCGGTTTCGCCCAGAGCCATCAGCGCTGGCAGGGGCTGGCGCAGCAGGTGATGATGTGCCCGCTCGACCGGCGCGAAGCCAATGACACGCGCACGGCCCCCGTCTACAACATGGACAGCTGGGCGGGCTATCAGCGCCAGCGTGAAAGGCTGTTCGCCATGTTCGGGCGCAGCCGCAATGTGGTGGTCGTCACCGGCGACGAGCATCAGAACTTCGCCAATGATCTGATGCTGGACAACCGTGTGGTGGCCTCGGAATTCGTCTCCACCTCGATCACCTCGGGCGGTGACGGCCATGATACCCGCCCCGGCAATGAGCGGTGGATGGCCGACAATCCTTTCCTCAAATGGACCAATGACCGGCGCGGCTATGTGGTGAGCGAGATCACCGCGGCCTCATGGATCGGCCATTACCGGACGGTGGATGCGGTGTCGCAGCGCGACATGCCGATCAGGACGGCGGCCAGCTGGGCGGTCGAGGCTGGCAAGCCGGGGCTTGTGCGGGCCTGA
- a CDS encoding SDR family NAD(P)-dependent oxidoreductase, translating to MNRLEGKTAVITGGGTGIGFASAQRFIEEGAFVYIFGRRQALLDKALSALGPRARAIAGSVSDPADLDRLFDAVKRESGSLDVLFANAGTGALVPLPQITPEHYSDTFDVNVKGTIFTVQKGLTLMGDGGSIILTGSTTGVMGTPAFSIYSASKAAIRNLVRSWAQDLRGTGIRVNVLSPGPTLTELASEVVGRDAMIELGATTPIGHVGDPSEVAAVAAFLASPDSSFMTGSEVFADGGLAQI from the coding sequence ATGAACAGACTGGAAGGCAAGACCGCCGTCATCACCGGCGGCGGCACGGGCATCGGCTTTGCATCGGCGCAGCGCTTTATCGAGGAGGGCGCCTTCGTTTACATCTTCGGGCGCCGACAGGCGCTGCTTGACAAGGCGCTCTCCGCTCTGGGCCCCAGGGCCCGGGCGATCGCCGGATCGGTGAGCGATCCCGCCGATCTCGACCGGCTTTTCGATGCGGTGAAGCGCGAAAGCGGATCGCTCGACGTGCTTTTCGCCAATGCCGGAACAGGCGCGCTGGTGCCTTTGCCCCAGATCACGCCCGAACATTACAGCGACACCTTCGACGTCAATGTGAAGGGCACAATCTTCACCGTGCAGAAGGGGCTGACGCTGATGGGCGACGGCGGATCAATTATCCTCACCGGCTCCACCACCGGCGTGATGGGCACCCCCGCCTTCAGCATCTACAGCGCATCGAAGGCGGCGATCCGCAACCTTGTGCGCAGCTGGGCACAGGATCTGCGCGGCACCGGCATCCGCGTCAACGTGCTCTCGCCCGGACCGACGCTGACCGAACTGGCCTCCGAGGTGGTGGGGCGCGATGCGATGATCGAACTGGGAGCAACCACTCCCATCGGCCATGTCGGCGACCCGTCCGAGGTGGCGGCGGTCGCGGCCTTCCTCGCTTCGCCGGACAGCAGCTTCATGACCGGCAGCGAAGTCTTTGCCGATGGCGGGCTGGCGCAGATCTGA
- a CDS encoding winged helix-turn-helix transcriptional regulator, whose protein sequence is MSDHASDAATTEAPTAPGFTCGLDATLRVISGKWKPLILYFLLRGPTRYGELKRAIRDVSDKVLIQQLKELEADGVLLRTDYKEVPPRVDYTLTPLGHSLAQALEPLCTWGTENMAEMQRIFAERDSWPKPRAAR, encoded by the coding sequence ATGTCCGATCACGCATCTGATGCCGCAACCACAGAGGCCCCCACCGCTCCCGGTTTCACCTGTGGACTGGATGCGACGCTGCGCGTCATTTCCGGCAAGTGGAAGCCGCTGATCCTCTATTTCCTGCTGCGCGGCCCCACGCGCTATGGCGAGCTGAAGCGCGCCATCCGCGATGTCAGTGACAAGGTGTTGATCCAGCAGTTGAAGGAGCTGGAAGCCGATGGCGTGCTGCTGAGGACCGACTATAAGGAGGTGCCGCCGAGGGTGGATTATACGCTGACCCCGCTTGGCCACAGCCTCGCTCAGGCGCTGGAGCCGCTCTGCACATGGGGCACCGAGAACATGGCCGAAATGCAGCGCATTTTCGCCGAGCGTGACAGCTGGCCAAAGCCCCGAGCAGCGCGCTGA
- a CDS encoding glycerophosphodiester phosphodiesterase, which yields MIDQTLSRRGLIRAGAGAALAGAALGAAPVMAATKKPLVIGHRGCSALRPEHTLGSYAKAIAQGADFVEPDLVPTKDGALIARHENNIAETTNVADHPEFASRRTTKVIDGQKVTGWFTEDFTLAEIKTLRAIERMGAMRPESRSYDGQFQLLTLEEIADFVEAESAARGRKIGLIPEIKHSTYFASIGLPMEQRFLDRVAASHFLSTAPVIVQSFEVANLKWLRPRIAAHPNIQLLQLTVPMDMRPADVTAAGGSLTFNQMQTPAGLAEMKTYADWVAPVLQGIIPFGDITGKPGPLGKPTTLVRDAHAAGLLVSTWTFRPENHFLPTDLQGPGGDAARQDKACVELMRRFIAAGVDSFFTDDPALGRKAVDGIG from the coding sequence ATGATCGACCAGACCCTTTCCCGGCGCGGGCTGATCCGCGCCGGTGCCGGGGCCGCACTGGCCGGGGCTGCGCTTGGCGCGGCCCCGGTCATGGCCGCCACGAAGAAGCCGCTGGTGATCGGCCATCGCGGCTGCTCGGCGCTGCGGCCCGAGCATACGCTGGGCTCCTATGCCAAGGCGATCGCGCAGGGCGCCGATTTCGTCGAGCCCGATCTGGTGCCCACCAAGGATGGCGCGCTGATCGCCCGGCATGAGAACAACATCGCCGAGACCACCAATGTGGCCGACCATCCCGAATTCGCTAGCCGCCGCACCACCAAGGTGATCGACGGGCAGAAGGTGACCGGCTGGTTTACCGAGGACTTCACCCTCGCCGAGATCAAGACGCTGCGCGCCATCGAGCGGATGGGCGCCATGCGCCCGGAAAGCCGCAGCTATGACGGGCAGTTCCAGCTGCTGACGCTGGAGGAGATCGCTGATTTCGTGGAGGCCGAAAGCGCCGCGCGCGGCCGCAAGATCGGCCTGATCCCCGAGATCAAGCATTCCACCTATTTCGCCAGCATCGGTCTGCCGATGGAGCAGCGCTTCCTCGACCGGGTGGCGGCCAGCCATTTCCTCTCGACCGCGCCGGTGATCGTCCAGAGCTTCGAGGTGGCCAATCTCAAATGGCTGCGCCCGCGCATCGCCGCCCATCCCAACATCCAGCTGCTGCAGCTGACGGTGCCGATGGACATGCGCCCCGCCGATGTCACCGCTGCCGGGGGCTCGCTGACCTTCAACCAGATGCAGACGCCAGCGGGCCTTGCCGAGATGAAGACCTATGCCGATTGGGTGGCGCCCGTGCTTCAGGGGATCATTCCCTTTGGCGACATCACCGGCAAGCCCGGCCCGCTGGGCAAGCCGACCACGCTGGTGCGCGACGCTCATGCGGCGGGTCTGCTGGTTTCGACCTGGACCTTCCGCCCGGAAAACCACTTCCTGCCGACCGACCTTCAGGGCCCCGGCGGCGATGCCGCCCGGCAGGACAAGGCCTGCGTGGAGCTGATGCGGCGCTTTATCGCGGCAGGCGTCGATTCCTTCTTCACCGACGATCCGGCGCTGGGCCGCAAGGCGGTGGATGGCATCGGCTGA